The following proteins are encoded in a genomic region of Clostridium pasteurianum BC1:
- a CDS encoding ParM/StbA family protein, which translates to MSSVVISLDPGKDTTKVMGVVLGNNLKLDGAKPKHFLSRMYDLTDGYIDVEGDDSHKVVFDEGEYIVGKQGGERKNFETSKENLLHKICSYVSITQYLQPGTKDNKVYLVLACPITVLSNEDAKQSYKSFIKGDGVIKINVDDNDFEFEIAEIMLKAEGSGVRYLTPELFTDKKVGVIDFGGQNMTFTLFTDGSCANPQKDRFAEDFLGAVQLINYVSDALTDHNKKGNRVNVNVAEEALDRGYGLDFGKKDETTVEYIKKAKIRFFDEACEQIARHGISLRDLDTVICVGGTTQHLTDEITDKLPNSMIATNSQFTTVEGLFKIAVKKYGKAI; encoded by the coding sequence ATGAGTTCGGTAGTAATATCACTTGATCCAGGTAAAGATACAACGAAAGTTATGGGGGTTGTCTTAGGTAATAATTTAAAGTTAGATGGAGCTAAACCAAAACATTTTTTATCAAGAATGTATGATCTTACAGATGGATATATTGACGTAGAAGGTGATGATTCTCATAAAGTAGTATTTGATGAAGGAGAATATATTGTAGGAAAACAAGGTGGAGAAAGAAAGAATTTTGAGACTTCTAAAGAGAATCTATTACATAAAATATGCTCTTATGTTTCAATAACTCAATATTTACAACCTGGAACCAAGGACAATAAGGTATATCTTGTGTTAGCTTGTCCTATTACTGTTCTTTCAAATGAAGATGCTAAACAGAGTTATAAAAGTTTTATTAAAGGTGATGGAGTAATTAAAATAAATGTAGATGATAATGATTTTGAATTTGAAATTGCAGAGATAATGCTTAAAGCAGAAGGCAGCGGAGTACGTTATCTTACTCCTGAACTATTTACTGATAAAAAAGTTGGAGTAATAGATTTTGGAGGACAAAATATGACATTTACACTATTCACAGATGGTTCTTGTGCAAATCCACAAAAGGATAGGTTTGCTGAAGATTTCCTTGGAGCTGTACAATTGATAAACTATGTATCAGATGCATTAACAGATCATAACAAAAAGGGGAATAGAGTTAATGTTAATGTTGCTGAAGAAGCTTTAGATCGTGGATATGGTTTAGATTTTGGTAAAAAAGATGAAACTACAGTAGAATATATAAAGAAAGCTAAAATTAGATTCTTTGATGAAGCATGTGAACAAATAGCAAGACATGGAATTTCTCTTAGAGATTTAGATACAGTTATATGTGTTGGTGGTACCACACAACATTTAACAGATGAAATAACAGATAAACTTCCAAATAGCATGATAGCAACTAATTCACAATTTACTACTGTAGAAGGTTTATTTAAAATAGCAGTAAAAAAATATGGAAAAGCTATTTAA